One part of the Gloeocapsa sp. PCC 73106 genome encodes these proteins:
- a CDS encoding PetM family cytochrome b6-f complex subunit 7 — MSAESMLYTGGILSFTLILVGLAWGFLLLKIQGGGEG, encoded by the coding sequence ATGAGCGCTGAAAGTATGCTTTATACTGGCGGAATTTTGTCATTTACTCTCATTCTTGTAGGTTTAGCTTGGGGTTTTTTGCTACTGAAAATCCAAGGTGGTGGCGAAGGGTAA
- a CDS encoding response regulator transcription factor, protein MRILIVEDDDRIAKPLAEDLRQQHHVVEIAEDGIQGWEYTQAIDYDLILLDIMLPKLDGISLCQQLRQSNYKALILMLTAKDTTSDKILGLDAGADDYLVKPFELAELAARIRALSRRSSEIRPSILKYGKLQLNPVSSEVTYNGKAVILTSKEYLILELLMQHRDRVFSHSEIFDKLWELDKVINVGDHTVRTHITNLRHKLKTAGISRECIETVYGFGYRLRPEK, encoded by the coding sequence ATGAGAATCTTGATTGTAGAGGATGACGATCGCATTGCTAAACCTCTAGCAGAAGATTTGAGACAACAGCATCATGTCGTAGAAATTGCAGAAGATGGTATACAAGGATGGGAATATACTCAAGCAATTGACTATGATTTAATTTTACTAGACATCATGTTGCCGAAACTAGACGGTATTAGTCTATGTCAGCAGTTAAGACAATCCAACTACAAGGCGTTAATTTTGATGCTGACGGCCAAAGATACAACTTCTGATAAGATATTGGGTTTAGATGCAGGAGCAGATGATTATTTAGTTAAACCATTTGAACTAGCAGAATTAGCCGCTAGAATTAGAGCATTATCTCGTAGAAGCTCAGAAATTAGACCATCAATCTTAAAATACGGTAAGCTACAACTTAATCCTGTTAGCAGCGAAGTTACTTACAACGGTAAAGCAGTTATTTTGACTTCTAAAGAGTACCTAATTTTGGAATTGTTGATGCAGCACCGCGATCGCGTTTTTAGCCATTCGGAAATCTTTGATAAGTTATGGGAATTAGACAAAGTTATCAATGTCGGAGATCATACGGTAAGAACACACATTACCAATTTACGCCATAAGCTCAAAACTGCGGGGATATCGAGAGAATGTATTGAAACAGTTTATGGTTTCGGTTATCGCTTGCGCCCAGAAAAGTAA
- a CDS encoding Uma2 family endonuclease produces MNHNIVSLPTTLELNIDLTDEQFFILCQNNPELRFELTATGQLIIMPPTGSETSDRNAELTYQLRSWSRQTQLGKSFDSSGGFKLPNGAERSPDASWVKMERWNALTQAEKERFAPLCPDFVVELVSPSDSIPKTQAKMREYIDNGAKLGWLINRLQQQVEIYRSHQEVQILQNPLTLSGEDILPGFVLDLAEIW; encoded by the coding sequence ATGAATCATAACATCGTCAGTTTACCCACAACCCTCGAATTAAATATCGACTTGACTGACGAGCAATTTTTTATACTTTGTCAAAATAATCCTGAACTGAGATTCGAACTTACGGCTACTGGGCAATTAATTATTATGCCACCTACGGGAAGCGAAACTAGCGATCGCAATGCGGAGCTAACCTATCAGTTGAGATCTTGGAGTCGCCAAACTCAGTTAGGAAAATCTTTTGACTCTTCTGGAGGTTTCAAACTTCCTAATGGTGCAGAGCGATCGCCAGATGCTTCCTGGGTCAAAATGGAACGGTGGAATGCTTTAACTCAAGCTGAAAAAGAAAGATTTGCTCCATTGTGTCCTGATTTTGTGGTCGAATTAGTTTCTCCCAGTGACTCTATACCCAAGACACAAGCTAAAATGAGGGAATATATTGATAATGGGGCCAAATTAGGCTGGTTAATTAATCGCCTACAACAGCAAGTAGAGATTTACCGTTCTCATCAAGAGGTCCAAATTTTACAAAATCCACTAACTTTATCAGGTGAGGATATCTTACCCGGTTTTGTTTTGGATTTAGCAGAAATCTGGTAA